From the genome of Bacteroidia bacterium:
GGGTTCTCCGGTAGATTCTCTGGAAATCAGGACTTTATCACCTACTGCGATGGGATTTGTTGTTTTGAGATTTTGTAATCGGATTTTTCCGCGTAACGTACATTCAATGGGTTTATCAGGGGAATGTTTTAACAGTACTCGATAAAATGAGCCTACCGAGCGAACGACTGTTCCTTGCCCTAAAAACATAGTTGTTTTAGAGAAAAATACGGCTGTGTTTTGCTAACCTGCATTGCGGTAAAAACAAAAGACTACTTGCGTAGTCTTTGATGTGTGATTCTGTTGGGATTCGAACCCAAGACCCCTTGATTAAAAGTCAAGTGCTCTACCAGCTGAGCTACAGAATCAACTGAACTCATATTGAAATGATGCCGCAAAGTTAGGAGAAAAAAACTATCCGGCAACAATAAATTATATTTTTTACAAAATGATTTTCATTGATAATCAGATAGTTAAATTTTTGTTTAAATTAACTGTGCTTGTGTTTCGCCATTTTTGATGACTTTTTTGGCAAAATCAGTTTCTTTTTTGAGTGGTATTTTTAGGTTCACAAGGCCGTTTCCGCGTAGCAAACTCAACTCTATTAAGTCACCGTAGGTGTACAATGCCAAGATTCCCTGAATTTCTGCTACTGATGATACCAATTTTCCGCGTACCCCTACGATAATATCTCCCACTTTAATTCCTGCTGTAGATTGCCCTTCTTTTGAGTTTAGGCTTACTACGTATGCACCCTTCACAGAAGGCAGATGTTTTTCTTGGGCGATGTCTTCATCAACATCTTGAACCGAAATCCCAACGAAGCCGCGCTGGGCTAAGCCATATTTTATGATGTCAGTAGTTATTTTCTGAACGATATTGGCAGGTATCGCGAAGCTATATCCAAAGAAATTTCCTGTTTGAGAAGCGATAGCGGTATTGATTCCGATTAGCTGCCCGTCTATATTAACCAATGCACCGCCGGAATTTCCCGGATTCACGGCAGCGTCAGTCTGGATAAATGACTCTGTAGTATATTCTGATGGGTCGCTAACNNNNNNNNNNCGGCAGCGTCAGTCTGGATAAATGACTCTGTAGTATATTCTGATGGGTCGCTAACTTGCTGGCTGATAGCGCCAATACACCGTCCCTTTCCGCTAACAATTCCGGCAGTTACCGTAGAATGTAAATTAAATGGAGAGCCAATAGCTAATGCCCATTCGCCAACTTTTACTGCATCTGAATTCGTAAACTGAATGGGTTTTAAATTGGGAGCATCTATCCGTAAAACAGCTAAATCCGTGTGTTTATCTCTCCCGATAATCTCGGCTTCAAATAAGCGGTGGTCTGATAAACGTATCCAGATTTTATTGGCGTTTTCTATAACGTGATAATTGGTTACGATATATCCGTCTGATGAAATGATAACTCCTGATCCATGAACCTCAGTTCCGGGGTTTAGTAATTCTGCAACACCGAAAAAGTCATGTTCGTCTTGAATTTCGTGAGTAGAATGAATATACACAACTGACGGTATAGCTCTTTCAGCAGCCGTTCCAAATAAAGATACTGTACCAGTGCTGCTTGCACGTGTGAATGGCAATGAACGTACCTCACCGTCATGAATATTTTCCGAAGGCGAAAGAAGCCAATAAACGAAAGCCGCCCCTCCTAAGAAACCCAAAAAGACGCTCCCGAAAACCCGCCAGCTAATTAAACTCAGGTACCGCATAGAAACCCCCAAAAACTACTTTTTAAAACCAACTAAAATATCCTTAAATAATTCATGAATGAATAAATTATGCCTGCACAAAAGCGCATTATCCTCAGAATAGGTACGAGCTAACAGTATAGAAAGTTCCCTAAATATTTGTATGTTACTCATCGCACAAAAATTAGTGTTATTGAATCTTGTTTTATCTAATTGAATCAGATCTAAAAAATCTTTCTCATTGTAAATTACGGCATCCCCAACGTCCTTATTATCAGCCATCACAAGATAAAATTCACTTATTTTACGGGACGTTCCTTCCCCAAAAAAGCGTAAGAAATAATAAATAGCTTCTTTATCTCGTGTTTCGCAGGTTTCATCTGTTGATTTTACTTTTATAAACTGAACCGGAATGTCTAATTCTTGGCAAATTACGTAAAATAACAACATCATGGGGAAAAAGGACGTGTATTTGTTGTCCAAAATATCAGACAATAAATATGCACCGGATGTGGGTTTGTTTTCCGCTAAACCAAATCTAAAACTTTCTATGTCAAATAATAACTGATGAATTTGTTGTAGCCGTTGCTCCATGTTCATATTAGGCATTTGCCGCAGCCAAATTAGATTTAAAATCCTGTTTATTTGATTTTTACACTGTTGGGTATCTATATCTGGATGTTCAAATTTAGTCAGTAATAACCAAGGCGTTAATAAGTCTTTTCCGCCTGTTAAGTGCCAATCGGCTAAATCTTGCCATATCTGTGGGATGGCTATTTTTTGAAATACTATTTTGATTTTGGAGGCTAAGGCAGGAAAATCTTTTTGTAACTGCCTTAATTGAATACGGTTATGCTTGGCATAGGTAAGTAATTCAGTTTCAGCTACTTGATATATTTCAGGGTCAGGGTCATCTAATAATGTGAAAAGGGACTGCAATCTCTCAGGTGTCATCGTGTTTTGGGTATTGATAATTTAACAATAAGGCTTACCGGATATTTATACTTTGAATAAACCAATAATGCCGGGTAGAAGCCAGTTAGATGTTATCTAAGTATTAAACGTTAAAGTAGTAAAAAAGTTACCTTAAAATCGAAAGCCCCTCATTATGAGGGGCTTTCGATTTGTTTATTACTAAATTAATGTTGTATAATTAATTTTTTGCTGGTTATGGGATTAACTCCGTCTGATAGTTGGTAGATATATACGCCGTTACCGAAACTGGCTGTATTTATGGTAACTTCTTGTTGGCCTGCGGGTATCCACTGCTGATGAACTTCTTTGCCTAACACATCTATAACTTTGAGCAGAATTGGTTTAGAATTTTCAGAGAAACGAATGGTTGTGCTTTCATTAGCTGGGTTCGGGAAGTTTTGCTGCATAGTGATTCTGGCAAGGGCATCATCTAAGGCAGTGGGGCCAATAAGGCCGTCAAACCACATGAACACACGGCTGGTAATAGAATCCCGTACGCTAGCATCATCTAAGGCTTCCATTCTGAAGGCGAAATAAGCTGTTTTGTAGCTACCTCCGCCAGTAATTGGCTTCTCATTACGTAAGGCTGCAGCAGTATCCGGGCTTCCGGCTTGAAAATAATTCATAATTGCTATCGCAGGAGTGCGAGGGGCAATTCTATCAGAATAATGAGAATAACTTGAATTTAGATAGGCAGAACCATAGGTGTTTAGTAAAAAGTCTGTGGTAGCCCCAATCTCAGCCGGGTCGCTACCGTCGCCATCAACTAAATAGCGAGCACCTATATAGTTTTGATACAAAGAGCGGCGCATAGTTGTGCCGTTTCCATTGATATAATAACCAATATCAGAACCTTGGAACATGATTCGTCCGCCGGTATTTAAAAAGGTTACTAAATTTCCGGCTTCTGCTTCACTAACACAGTTTCCATAATCAGAGCCGGTATGCCATAAAATATTTTTAAAATTGGTGGAAGTATATTGGTCTGCGGGCAATAGTGGAACTTCACCACCTTCTAATGTTGCATTAATACGATTTATTCCGGTAAGTGCGTTGGCTACCGCATTAGTCGTTGCCGGATGTTTACTAATCACTAACGTAGGAACACCGGAAATCAAAATAGCTTCTTTCTGGATTTTATACATTGTAAACGATGAGGTCGGGGAAACTTCTAAATAGACTTTTCCTTTTCCGGGAGTTGCTGCACTGGGAGTAATAGTGATAACTGCCTGCTGGGATGCGCCTGCTCCTACTGAAAGCATTAAGGAATCTGATGAGGTATTTCCATTAACACTGAAACTGGCAGACCAACCTGATGGTAAAACATCTTTGAGTAGTTTAAACTTATAGGTTTCGGCTTGTGAGTTGGTGTTGGAAAAATCCATTGTGTAGGTTTTGGGCGTAGCCGGCTGCTGCACATTTAACTGTGGTGTAGCTGAATTAATGGCTAAATTTATGGTAAAAGGAATGGGATTTCCGGCCATACCTGCTTGCATAACTTCTTTATTATTCATATTTTGAACAAAGCCTACAATACGTAGCTGGCTAAGGTCATAGATATTAGCCATTTTCCAAGCTCCACTCACTACAACTTCGTCATTGGTGTTAAAAGTAGCGGGTAAACTTGACCCGCCTGACCCGGTAAGCATATATTTCATCACATATTCATGCTTAGTCATTCCATTGGTTCCGGGAGGGCTTACAAAATTAACTTCTTTTTCAATAGCTACAATATAAGCCTTGTAGTTGCCGTTAGGAACATTCTGGCTGGCTTTAACGGTCATATTAACGGTTAAGGAATCGCCTGAAAAACCCGGACGAATATCCAACGAAAAGGGAGAAGCAACCATACTCCGGTCATCAAATTTCTGATACGTAGCACCATTGGGATGGCCGTTGTAAACATTACCGTCAATAACAGAATTTGGAACACCATTTAAATTATAGAGGTTGTGTCTATCTCTAACTTGCTGTGTGTTATGGTTATACATAGGATCGACACCCGGATACCAGACATGATAAGAAACCGTAACTACTTTACTTTCTCCCAGAGTGGCTAAAGTGTTCATTAGTACAGGCGTTGCGGCAGCACAAGGCGCACATGAAGCATTCGTAAAATACTCGTGCAGCACAACCCGCTGCGTTTGGGCAAACGATGCTATCGCTAACCCAACAAGAAACATGGTAAGTGATAATTTCTTCATATACATATTTATAAGTATGTTTTAAGACCTCAAAGATACGAAAATCACATACACAACTAAATAACTTATACTTTACTCAAAAAAAATATTGGGTTATTTTTTTATTATTTGATAGCATTGAAAAAGGTTAAAATTCAGAAAGAATGAAAGCTATGATTTCGTTGGTGAATCATTATTGCAATTAGGACATCATAGTTTTCTGTTTTCATGGAAAAGCAAGTAGGTTTTTTATCTAATATAATGAACTTTGTGCCTTTTATATCGTGAATCATATTGTGAAACAAGCTAAATTTGACAAGAAGATTTCTCAATCATACACACAAAAAGGAATATTGCCTATCAAAACTTTCGATTTGTCAGATAAGGAGTTGCAAATTGGTGATATATTCACTCCACTAAAATGGGGTGAATTTGCCATAGATAAACTCGACCTGTTTGCAAAATGGGTAACCGGTGCTTCTGTATTTGACCCCACAATGGGAGCAGGAAATCTACTTGAAGCCTTAATCACTTATGGCTTTTCTAAAGGATATGCAATTGATACACTCCCAACTCATAGGCTTTTTGGCAATGAATTGAATACTGTTTATTTCAATCAAGCATTGAATAAGTTCAGGGAAAAGTATGGCTTAAATATGTCTGGAAACTTTACCAATGAAGATTTTTTGCGCCTTACGCCCCAAAAATATGACATTGTATTGGGCAATCCTCCTTGGCAAAACTTTGTAGATTTACCGAAAAGCTATAAAGAGCAAATCAAAAGCTACTTTTTCAAATATGATTTGATAGGAAATAGCCAAAACCTTTTGTTAGGGGGAAGCAGAATAGATATAGCTGCACTGATTATTCAAATAGCCATTAAAGATTTCTTAAAACCAAATGGTGAAGCAATTATGTTTATGCCACTTTCATTATTCTTAAATGATGGTGCTAACAGAAATTTCAGAACTTATAGCATTGGGGAAGTAAATTATTGTGTTAATGCCGTTTTCGATTTTAATGATGAAGATGTATTTGACGGAATTGCGACCCGCTATGGGTTGAGTCATTTTATTCGGGACAAGAACCCATATTTCCCAATACCGTATTTCCGAAAAGAAAATACCTCTTGGAATGAATACATAGCTAAGCCAATGTTTCATGAAACAGACCCATTAAGTATTATTTCCAAGGATGAAGATGTTGATTTTAAAGACATTAAATCTGTGATGATAAAAAAGGAATCAAGTCCCAGGCAAGGAATCAATACCTGTGGAGCAAATAATATCTATTTCTTTGATTCTCTTAATGAAGTAACCAAAGACTTAGTGAGCGTTTCCAACAAGCATAAAGATAATATCATTTTGCCTAAGAAATTCATCTTTCCGCTTATTACATCAAAAGAGTTCAAAACAGAAGCAAAAGTTCCGTCTAAATGGGTTCTTTTGCCTTACACCAATAATGGAAAGCCTTTGGGTTGGAATCAAATTCAACTATTTCCTGAACTCAAGAACTATCTTGAAACAAATAAAGAGATATTACAAAGCAGAAAAGGTGTAATGCTCAACGCTATACTTGGTCGTGGATATTGGTGGGCAATATTAGGCATTGGGGAATACAATTTTTTTCCATACAAAGTAGTTTGGGAGGCTTCTGGCAAGACCCGTTTTAATCCAACAATTTTTGAAGGCAATTGGCAAGCAAACCAATCATTGCAAGCCTTCATCTCAGTTAGGGCATTATCTGAAGCCAAAAGAATCCAGGCGGAACTATCTGATAAACAAATAGAAAAATATCTACTGTCATTAAAGATGGAAGGAACCATGAATTGGGCACAACCCGGAAAGATTAAAAAAATGCTAAAATACGAATCTTTTTAGCATTTTTTCTGCTAAGCTGCAGCCACAAATAGTTGAGCTATGGTACGATAAATGTTGGTTATTTGCACCCTGAAGTCAAACGTTTTATGAGTTATCAGAGTCTGGAGGCTGCGGTTTTGGATTTGGAGCGTACCGGCCAGTTGGTTCGGATACCGCAAGAAATTGATCCTTACTTAGAGATGGCTGCGATACATAGGCGTGTCTTTGCCGCTAAGGGGCCGGCTATTCTGTTTGAGCGTATAAAAGGTTCTCCTTTTCGGGCGGTATCCAATTTATTTGGTACGTTAGAGCGTTCTCGGTTTATCTTTCGAGATACCATTCAGATGGTGCAGCAGCTCATTCGTGCTAAGGCAAATCCAGCAGAATTACTCAAAAGCCCGATAGCAATAGCTAAGTTGCCATTTGCGGCTATGTACGCACTTCCCCAGCGGGTTTATTGGCCGCAGTCAGTTCTATCTCTTCAAACTAAAATATCACAGTTACCACAAATTCAAAGTTGGCATAGAGACGGCGGAGCTTTTATCTTGTTGCCACAAGTTTTTAGCTTAACTCCCGGCCAAGCCGGAATCATGCAGTCTAATGTTGGGATGTATAGAGTTCAACTTTCTGGAAATCAATATATTCAGGATAAAGAAATTGGCTTACATTTTCAGATTCATCGCGGAATAGGGGTTCATGCTACCCGTGCTAGGGAGCGGAAAGAGTTGTTGAAGGTGAGTATTTTTGTGGGTGGCCCTCCTGCGCATACTTTGTCGGCTGTAATGCCTTTGCCGGAGGGCATCTCGGAACTTACGTTTGCGGGAGTTTTGGGAGGACGACGTTTTCGGTATTTTCACCGTAATGGTCATGTGTTATCTGCCGATGCAGACTTTGTCATTACCGGAACTGTTGATTTAAGCCAAACTAAGCCGGAAGGTCCTTTTGGAGACCATTTAGGTTATTATAGTTTGCAGCATAACTTTCCGGTTATGCAGGTAGAATCTGTATATCATCGTAAAAATGCGATTTGGCCATTTACGGTTGTGGGGCGGCCTCCGCAAGAAGATACCAGTTTTGGCCTGCTCATTCATGAGCTAACCGGCCCTGCTATTCCTACTGAAATTCATGGGCTACACGAAGTTAATGCCGTAGATGCCGCCGGAGTCCACCCATTGCTGTTGGCTATTGGCAGTGAAAGATATGTTCCCTTTCAGGA
Proteins encoded in this window:
- a CDS encoding T9SS type A sorting domain-containing protein, with the protein product MKKLSLTMFLVGLAIASFAQTQRVVLHEYFTNASCAPCAAATPVLMNTLATLGESKVVTVSYHVWYPGVDPMYNHNTQQVRDRHNLYNLNGVPNSVIDGNVYNGHPNGATYQKFDDRSMVASPFSLDIRPGFSGDSLTVNMTVKASQNVPNGNYKAYIVAIEKEVNFVSPPGTNGMTKHEYVMKYMLTGSGGSSLPATFNTNDEVVVSGAWKMANIYDLSQLRIVGFVQNMNNKEVMQAGMAGNPIPFTINLAINSATPQLNVQQPATPKTYTMDFSNTNSQAETYKFKLLKDVLPSGWSASFSVNGNTSSDSLMLSVGAGASQQAVITITPSAATPGKGKVYLEVSPTSSFTMYKIQKEAILISGVPTLVISKHPATTNAVANALTGINRINATLEGGEVPLLPADQYTSTNFKNILWHTGSDYGNCVSEAEAGNLVTFLNTGGRIMFQGSDIGYYINGNGTTMRRSLYQNYIGARYLVDGDGSDPAEIGATTDFLLNTYGSAYLNSSYSHYSDRIAPRTPAIAIMNYFQAGSPDTAAALRNEKPITGGGSYKTAYFAFRMEALDDASVRDSITSRVFMWFDGLIGPTALDDALARITMQQNFPNPANESTTIRFSENSKPILLKVIDVLGKEVHQQWIPAGQQEVTINTASFGNGVYIYQLSDGVNPITSKKLIIQH
- a CDS encoding S1C family serine protease translates to MRYLSLISWRVFGSVFLGFLGGAAFVYWLLSPSENIHDGEVRSLPFTRASSTGTVSLFGTAAERAIPSVVYIHSTHEIQDEHDFFGVAELLNPGTEVHGSGVIISSDGYIVTNYHVIENANKIWIRLSDHRLFEAEIIGRDKHTDLAVLRIDAPNLKPIQFTNSDAVKVGEWALAIGSPFNLHSTVTAGIVSGKGRCIGAISQQVSDPSEYTTESFIQTDAA
- a CDS encoding UbiD family decarboxylase, which codes for MSYQSLEAAVLDLERTGQLVRIPQEIDPYLEMAAIHRRVFAAKGPAILFERIKGSPFRAVSNLFGTLERSRFIFRDTIQMVQQLIRAKANPAELLKSPIAIAKLPFAAMYALPQRVYWPQSVLSLQTKISQLPQIQSWHRDGGAFILLPQVFSLTPGQAGIMQSNVGMYRVQLSGNQYIQDKEIGLHFQIHRGIGVHATRARERKELLKVSIFVGGPPAHTLSAVMPLPEGISELTFAGVLGGRRFRYFHRNGHVLSADADFVITGTVDLSQTKPEGPFGDHLGYYSLQHNFPVMQVESVYHRKNAIWPFTVVGRPPQEDTSFGLLIHELTGPAIPTEIHGLHEVNAVDAAGVHPLLLAIGSERYVPFQDVQRPQELLTIANNILGFGQLSLAKYLIISNKSDDSALHTHNIPDFFQHILARIDWKRDLHFYTNTTIDTLDYSGAGFNRGSKVVLAAVGKPIRNLATQLSQELRLPSGFSNPRVVAPGILGIQSSLSKPFLPEERTALYQYIATEIKELTNSLEAYPELINDFPLLVLCDDSTFLAKNFDNFLWITFTRSDPAADIYGVGECSYQKHWGCSGSLIIDARIKPFHAPALESLPEIEAKVDLLALPGKPLHNII
- a CDS encoding PDZ domain-containing protein; translated protein: VSDPSEYTTESFIQTDAAVNPGNSGGALVNIDGQLIGINTAIASQTGNFFGYSFAIPANIVQKITTDIIKYGLAQRGFVGISVQDVDEDIAQEKHLPSVKGAYVVSLNSKEGQSTAGIKVGDIIVGVRGKLVSSVAEIQGILALYTYGDLIELSLLRGNGLVNLKIPLKKETDFAKKVIKNGETQAQLI
- a CDS encoding SAM-dependent DNA methyltransferase, translating into MKQAKFDKKISQSYTQKGILPIKTFDLSDKELQIGDIFTPLKWGEFAIDKLDLFAKWVTGASVFDPTMGAGNLLEALITYGFSKGYAIDTLPTHRLFGNELNTVYFNQALNKFREKYGLNMSGNFTNEDFLRLTPQKYDIVLGNPPWQNFVDLPKSYKEQIKSYFFKYDLIGNSQNLLLGGSRIDIAALIIQIAIKDFLKPNGEAIMFMPLSLFLNDGANRNFRTYSIGEVNYCVNAVFDFNDEDVFDGIATRYGLSHFIRDKNPYFPIPYFRKENTSWNEYIAKPMFHETDPLSIISKDEDVDFKDIKSVMIKKESSPRQGINTCGANNIYFFDSLNEVTKDLVSVSNKHKDNIILPKKFIFPLITSKEFKTEAKVPSKWVLLPYTNNGKPLGWNQIQLFPELKNYLETNKEILQSRKGVMLNAILGRGYWWAILGIGEYNFFPYKVVWEASGKTRFNPTIFEGNWQANQSLQAFISVRALSEAKRIQAELSDKQIEKYLLSLKMEGTMNWAQPGKIKKMLKYESF